The Microbacterium esteraromaticum genome contains the following window.
GAGCAGCGGCAGTACAGCATCTGTGTGTGTCAGCCCTTGACGGCGAAGTTCACGATCTTCGGCGCGCGGACGATGACGCGGACGATCTGCTTGCCCTCGAGTGCACGCTGCACCCGCTCATCGGCGCGGGCGAGTGCCTCCAGCTCGGTCTCCGAGATCTTCGCCGGAACATCGAGCGTGGCGCGTACCTTTCCGCCCACCTGAACAGCGCAGGTGATGGTGTCCTCGACCATGAGCGACGGGTCTGCCTGCGGCCACGTCACGAGGCCGACCGACGGCTGGTGACCGAGGATCTCCCACATCTCCTCCGCGGTGTGCGGGGCGATGAGATCGAGCATCACGGCGACCGTCTCGGCAGCCTCGCGCACGGCCGGGTCGGCGGCGCCCGCTCCGGTGTCGATGGTCTTGCGGATCGCGTTGACGAGCTCCATCAGCCTCGCGACGAGCACGTTGAACTTGGTCTGCTCGACCAGTCCTGGGGCCTCGGCGAGCAGGTGGTGAGTCACGCGACGCAGCGCGGCGTCACCGCCGTCGAACGAGGTGCCGGGAGCCGTCGCGACGTCGGTGGCGACGCGCATGGCACGGGACAGGAACTTCTGAGCGCCGGTCATCGAGACGTCGGCCCAGTCCTTGTCGTCCTCCACCGGACCGGCGAAGGCCAGGCCCACCCGCAGCGCGTCGGCGCCGAAGGCTTCGAGCTCTTCCTGGAACAGCACCAGGTTGCCCTTGGACTTCGACATCTTCGCGCCATCGAGGATCACCATGCCCTGGTTGATCAGGCTCGAGAACGGCTCGGTGAACTCGACCAGGCCCATGTCGTACAGCACCTTGGTGATGAAGCGTGCGTACAGCAGGTGCAGAATGGCGTGCTCGACGCCGCCGATGTACGAATCGATCGGCGCCCAACGGCGCGCCTGCGCCGGGTCGAAGGCCACCTGGTCACTGTTCGGCGACAGGAAGCGCAGGTAGTACCAGGAGCTGTCCACGAAGGTGTCCATCGTGTCGGGGTCACGCAGCACGGGCTCGCCCGTGCTCGGGTCGACCGTGCGCACCCACGCCTCAGCGGCGCCCAGCGGCGAGCTGCCCTTGGGTGACAGGTCGAGTCCTTCGACGCTCGGCAGGCGCACCGGCAGCGCCGACTCGTCGACCGGCACGACGTCGCCGTCCTCGGTGTGCAGCATCGGGATCGGCGTGCCCCAGAACCGCTGGCGCGAGATCAGCCAGTCGCGCAGACGATAGTTCTTGGCTGCGCGGCCCAGACCGTCCTTCTCGAGGCGCTCGATCTGACGCGCGACCGCCGTGCGCTTGGAGAGGCCGTCCAGCTCACCCGAGTTGATCATCCGGCCCTCGCCGGTCAACGCGATACCCGTGTGCGACGGATGCTGCTCATCGAGGGTCGCCACAGCGACGCCGTCGTCATCGGTCTCGATCACCGGGATCGTGCCGGTGACGGGCGCGGTGGTGTCGACGACGACCTTGACCGGCAGGTCGAAGGCGCGCGCGAAGTCGAGGTCGCGCTGGTCGTGCGCCGGCACCGCCATGACAGCGCCATGACCGTAGTCGGCCAGCACATAGTCGGCCGCCCAGATGGGCATCCGCTCGCCGTTGACGGGATTGACCGCGAAACGCTCCAGGAACACACCGGTCTTGGGGCGGTCAGTCGACTGACGGTCGATCTCACTGGTCTTCTGCACCTGAGCGAGGTACTCGGTGAAACGCTGCTGCACCTCGGCCGGGGCATCCGCCGCCAGCTCGGAGGCGAGATCGGAGTCGGGAGCGACGACGAAGAACGTCGCCCCGTGCAGCGTGTCGGGCCGCGTCGTGAACACGGTGACGGGCTCGTCACGCCCCTCGATGCGGAAGTCGACGTCGGCACCGACCGAGCGGCCGATCCAGTTGCGCTGCATCTGCAGCACCTTGTGCGGCCAACGGCCCTCGAGCTGGTTGAGGTCGTCGAGCAGTCGGTCGGCGTAGTCGGTGATGCGGAAGTACCACTGCGTGAGCTTCTTCTTGACGACCTCGGCGCCACAGCGCTCGCAACGGCCGTCGACCACCTGCTCGTTCGCCAGCACGGTCTGGTCATTGGGGCACCAGTTGACCGGGCTCTTCTTGCGGTACGCGAGCCCGCGCTCGTACATCTTCAGGAACAGCCACTGGTTCCAGCGGTAGTACTCCGGGTCGGAGGTGTGCAGCACGCGCGACCAGTCGAAGGACACACCGTACGACTGGAACGCCGCCTTCTGCTGCGCGATGTTCTGGTAGGTCCACTCACGCGGGTCGGCGCCGCGACGGATCGCGGCGTTCTCGGCGGGCAGACCAAACGAGTCCCATCCGATCGGGTTGAGCACGTTGTGCCCGCGGTGACGCCAGAACCGTGCGACGACGTCGCTGTAGAGGTAGTTCTCGGCGTGCCCCATGTGCAGATCGCCCGAGGGGTACGGGAACATCGCCAGCACGTACTTGCGCGGACGGTCGTCATCGTCGCCGCCGGCAAGGAACGTCTCGTTCTCGGCCCAGTACTGCTGCCACTTGCGCTGGATGTCGTGCGCGGACATCCCCTCGGTGGGCTCGGCGGGTGATTCGGACGAGTGCTCGGACAAGGAACGACCAATCTGACGATGCGGAACGACCCGGAAATCGGGCGCTTCCAGGGTATCGCGAGTTGCCGTCCCGCCGAGACCGGCGGTCAGGGCAGCAGGCTCGCCCACTCGTCCGGAAGCCGCACCCCCAGCGCCGCCAGCGGGGCGCGCGCCTTGGTCGCCACCTCGGCCGTCTCGGCGTCGGGCCGGGAGAGCCAGGTGATGCCGCCGCCGGCCCCGACCACGGCGCCGTCGGGGCCGATCACGATCGAGCGGATCACCATCGCCAGATCCACCCTCCCGTCCAGACCGACGTGTCCGAAGCACCCGGCGTACACGCCACGGGGTCCCTGTTCGAGCTCGTGCAGGATCGTCATCGCCGACAGCTTGGGGGCGCCGGTCATGCTGCCGGCGGGATACGCCGCCCCGCACAGCTCGCCGAAGGTCACCCCGGCGCGTAGCCGAGCACTGACGGTGCTGACCAGCTGGTGCACGGCCGGATAGCTCTCCACCTGCCACAGCCGGTCCACGCGCACACTGCCGGGATCCCCCACATGCGAGAGGTCATTGCGCATGAGGTCGACGATCATCACGTTCTCGGCACGTTCCTTGACGTCGGTGCGCAGCTCTTCGGCGAGCTGAGCGTCAAGTTGGAGCGTCGCACCGCGAGGCCGGGTGCCCTTGATCGGACTCGTGGAGATCTCGCCGCGCTCGACCGCGAGGAACTGCTCGGGGCTGGCGCTGAGCAGGTAGCGCTCCCCCACCCGCAGGTACCCGCCGTGGTGCGCCGGAGTGGCCGTGCGCAGGCGGCGGTACACCGTGAACGGGTCATCGGGCCGCGGCGAGGTGAACCGCGTGGTCAGGCAGAGCTGATAGGCGTCGCCGCGCTCGATCGCCGCCCGGCACCGCTCGATCGCGGCGGCATAGTCGGCGACGTGGTGGCGCGCATGGGCGGTGATGCCTGCCGCAGCGGGCAGGTCGGGCAACGGAGGTGCCGTCTCGAGCGCGTCAGCCACGGTGCTGCGCCACGCGCCGACAGCATCCGCCGCGGCGAGCGCGAAGATCCCACCCGTCGCGTGGTCGACGGCGACGGCGTGCGTCACAGCGATCCATGCGGGGGCATCGTCGGATGCTGCCGTTGGCGCCCCGCAGGCGGCGGCGCCCGTCTCATAGGGAAGCCACCCCACCCATCCGCCATGGAACGGAACCACCGGCTCACGAATGTCCGCGTCGCTGTTCTGTCCGCCGAGCGGCACAGCATTCACGACGTCGGGGTCGTCCTCGATCACGCCGGCGCCCAGAATGCTCCACCCGTCGCCTGCGTCGGCCCCGGCGTCCAGCCAGAACGCCGCCCGTTCGGTGCCGAACAGCCCGTGGAACAGCGCTTCGACGTCAAGGGGTGAGGTCTGCGGCTCATCGGCGAGCGGCAGGACGGTCAGCGGGGTGGGTACAGGCACGTTCACAGCGTAGAGCCCGGGTGCACGTTCTACGCTCGTGGTGTGGACGACTTCGTGCAATGGGCCATCGAGATGGTGCAGTCGGTGGATCCGGTGCTGCGCACGGTGCTGGCCGGGATCGCGGTCATGCTCGAGACGAGCGTGCTGATCGGGCTGATCGTTCCCGGCGACACGGTCGTGCTGGTGGCGTCGATTGGCGTCGCCTCGTGGACCGAGGGCATCATCCTAGGGATCACGGTGATCGTCGGCGCGCTCATCGGGGAGTCGATCGGGTTCTGGCTGGGCCACTGGGTGGGTCCGCACATCCGCACATCCTGGTTGGGGCGACGCATCGGCGAGGACCACTGGATGCGGGCGGAGCGCTACGTGCTGCGCCGTGGCGGCGTGGCCATCTTCCTCTCCCGGTTCTTGCCAGTACTGCACTCGCTCGTGCCCCTCACGGTGGGCATGAGCGACTACGCGTACCGGCGCTTCATCGCGTGGACTCTTCCCGCGTGCGTGCTGTGGACCGCAATCTACGTCGGTGTCGCCGCGACGGCCGCAGGCAACTACGACGAGCTGTCCGCGCGCGTGCACAACGCCGGCTATATCTTCGTCGCGATCATCGTGGCCCTTCTGCTGGCCGTCGTGATCGGCAAGAAAGTGCTGCACCGCATCGAGGCACGGCACATGGCACACGACGCCGACGCCGAGTCCGCCGAGGAGCGACCGCACACCGAACCATGAAAGACTGGACCTGATGTCTCCCGCTGCCGCGGCCAAAATCCACTGGTTCGCACGCCTCGAACACCGATTCCACGTCTGGCGCGAACGCCGTGCCCGCAGGCGGGGGCGTTCGGTGACCGTCGTACCTTTCCCCGGCTACGGCGGATCGGGCTGGGTGCGCGTGGTCGGCCGCGTGCTGATCGTGCCGCCATCGCCGGCCAGCCGGCGCCCGGAGCGCGTCGGGGTACGCGGCTGGCGTTCCTTCGCCAGCATCCCGATCAGCTTTGCGTCGGTGCGCGTGCAGATCGGCGGACGCAGCCATGACGTCGTCGCCGATCGCGGCGGAGTGATCGACACGGTGCTCGAAGCCGACCTCGAGCCCGGATGGCAGACGTTCACCATCTCGGTCGAGGGACAGCAGCCGATCGAGGCGACGGCGTACATCGTCGCCGACGACACCCGTTTCGGCGTCGTGTGCGATGTGGACGACACGGTGATGGTCACCGCCCTGCCGCGGCCGTTCATCGCCGCCTGGAACTCGTTCGTCGTCAACGAGCATGCACGCACACCCGTTCCCGGCATGGCCGTTCTGCTCGATCAGCTGCGCCGCGACCACCCGGGTGCGCCGGTGATCTACCTCTCGACGGGCGCCTGGAACGTCGCTCCGACGCTGCGGCGATTCCTGAGCCGCCATCTGTTCCCGGCGGGGGCGATGCTGCTCACCGACTGGGGCCCCACCCACGACCGCTGGTTCCGCAGCGGTCGCGAGCACAAGACCACCAACCTGCGACGCCTCGCCGAGCAGTTCCCGGACATGCAGTGGCTGCTGATCGGCGATGACGGTCAGCACGACGAGAGCATCTACGCG
Protein-coding sequences here:
- the leuS gene encoding leucine--tRNA ligase; protein product: MSAHDIQRKWQQYWAENETFLAGGDDDDRPRKYVLAMFPYPSGDLHMGHAENYLYSDVVARFWRHRGHNVLNPIGWDSFGLPAENAAIRRGADPREWTYQNIAQQKAAFQSYGVSFDWSRVLHTSDPEYYRWNQWLFLKMYERGLAYRKKSPVNWCPNDQTVLANEQVVDGRCERCGAEVVKKKLTQWYFRITDYADRLLDDLNQLEGRWPHKVLQMQRNWIGRSVGADVDFRIEGRDEPVTVFTTRPDTLHGATFFVVAPDSDLASELAADAPAEVQQRFTEYLAQVQKTSEIDRQSTDRPKTGVFLERFAVNPVNGERMPIWAADYVLADYGHGAVMAVPAHDQRDLDFARAFDLPVKVVVDTTAPVTGTIPVIETDDDGVAVATLDEQHPSHTGIALTGEGRMINSGELDGLSKRTAVARQIERLEKDGLGRAAKNYRLRDWLISRQRFWGTPIPMLHTEDGDVVPVDESALPVRLPSVEGLDLSPKGSSPLGAAEAWVRTVDPSTGEPVLRDPDTMDTFVDSSWYYLRFLSPNSDQVAFDPAQARRWAPIDSYIGGVEHAILHLLYARFITKVLYDMGLVEFTEPFSSLINQGMVILDGAKMSKSKGNLVLFQEELEAFGADALRVGLAFAGPVEDDKDWADVSMTGAQKFLSRAMRVATDVATAPGTSFDGGDAALRRVTHHLLAEAPGLVEQTKFNVLVARLMELVNAIRKTIDTGAGAADPAVREAAETVAVMLDLIAPHTAEEMWEILGHQPSVGLVTWPQADPSLMVEDTITCAVQVGGKVRATLDVPAKISETELEALARADERVQRALEGKQIVRVIVRAPKIVNFAVKG
- a CDS encoding anthranilate synthase component I family protein, translated to MPVPTPLTVLPLADEPQTSPLDVEALFHGLFGTERAAFWLDAGADAGDGWSILGAGVIEDDPDVVNAVPLGGQNSDADIREPVVPFHGGWVGWLPYETGAAACGAPTAASDDAPAWIAVTHAVAVDHATGGIFALAAADAVGAWRSTVADALETAPPLPDLPAAAGITAHARHHVADYAAAIERCRAAIERGDAYQLCLTTRFTSPRPDDPFTVYRRLRTATPAHHGGYLRVGERYLLSASPEQFLAVERGEISTSPIKGTRPRGATLQLDAQLAEELRTDVKERAENVMIVDLMRNDLSHVGDPGSVRVDRLWQVESYPAVHQLVSTVSARLRAGVTFGELCGAAYPAGSMTGAPKLSAMTILHELEQGPRGVYAGCFGHVGLDGRVDLAMVIRSIVIGPDGAVVGAGGGITWLSRPDAETAEVATKARAPLAALGVRLPDEWASLLP
- a CDS encoding DedA family protein, with the protein product MDDFVQWAIEMVQSVDPVLRTVLAGIAVMLETSVLIGLIVPGDTVVLVASIGVASWTEGIILGITVIVGALIGESIGFWLGHWVGPHIRTSWLGRRIGEDHWMRAERYVLRRGGVAIFLSRFLPVLHSLVPLTVGMSDYAYRRFIAWTLPACVLWTAIYVGVAATAAGNYDELSARVHNAGYIFVAIIVALLLAVVIGKKVLHRIEARHMAHDADAESAEERPHTEP
- a CDS encoding App1 family protein → MSPAAAAKIHWFARLEHRFHVWRERRARRRGRSVTVVPFPGYGGSGWVRVVGRVLIVPPSPASRRPERVGVRGWRSFASIPISFASVRVQIGGRSHDVVADRGGVIDTVLEADLEPGWQTFTISVEGQQPIEATAYIVADDTRFGVVCDVDDTVMVTALPRPFIAAWNSFVVNEHARTPVPGMAVLLDQLRRDHPGAPVIYLSTGAWNVAPTLRRFLSRHLFPAGAMLLTDWGPTHDRWFRSGREHKTTNLRRLAEQFPDMQWLLIGDDGQHDESIYAQFQQEHPSSVAGVAIRRLLPAEAVLAGGRTPGVPHQPGQTPWVSAQDGAGLRKKLSEVGIIDSPS